TGATAAAGAAACCAAATGCAGGGTAAGACCAGGTGAGCATGGGAGTTTAGGAACTCTGGTGCCAGGTGTGTCAGGTTGCTATGGCAGTTGTTGCTATGCTAACATGAAGAGAGGAGCAGATCAGGCGGAGGCTGAAGGAGATACCTGAGACACACAGTGGCATATTGCAGATCAGGCGGAGGCTGAAGGAGATACCTGCCTGAGACACGGACAGTGGCATATTGCAGATCAGGCGGAGGCTGAAGGAGATACCTGAGACACACAGTGGCATATTGCAGATCAGGCGGAGGCTGAAGGAGatacctgagacacacacacagtggcataTTGCAGATCAGGCGGAGGCTGAAGGAGATACCTGAGACACACAGTGGCATATTGCAGATCAGGCGGAGGCTGAAGGAGATACCTGAGACACACAGTGGCATATTGCAGATCAGGCGGAGGCTGAAGGAGACACACCTGAGATCACACAGTGACATATTGCAGATCAGGCAGAGGCTGAAGGAGATACCTGAGACACACAGTGGCATATTGCAGATCAGGCGGAGGCTGAAGGAGATACCTGAGACACACAGTGGCATATTGCAGccttttttaaacatttacaGTACATCATCATTTTGTTAAGGTGTCATTTCAGTAGTGCTGCCTTCACACAGAGTTTTGTATTGGTCCCTCCAGCAGTATATTAGACTGTGAGATCATTGTATTGTTCCCTCCAGGAGTATATTAGACTGTGAgatcattgtgtttgtattgttccctccaggagtatattagactgtgagatcattgtgtttgtattgttcccTCCAGGAGTATATTAGACTGAgatcattgtgtttgtattggtccctccagcagtatattagactgagatcattgtgtttgtattgttccctccaggagtatattagactgtgagatcattgtgtttgtattgttcccTCCAGGAGTATATTAGACTGTGGgatcattgtgtttgtattgttcccTCCAGGAGTATATTAGACTGTGGGatcattgttttgtattgttccctccagcagtatattagactgtgagatcattgtgtttgtattgttccctccagcagtatattagactgtgagatcattgtgtttgtattgttccctccagcagtatattagactgtgggatcattgtgtttgtattggtccctccagcagtatattagactgtgagatcattgtgtttgtattgttccctccagcagtatattagactgtgagatcattgtgtttgtattgttccctccagcagtatattagactgtgagatcattgtgtttgtattgttccctccagcagtatattagactgtgagatcattgtgtttgtattgttccctccagcagtatattagactgtgggatcattgtgtttgtattggtccctccagcagtatattagactgtgagatcattgtgtttgtattgttccctccagcagtatattagactggtccctgtatattagatgagatcattgtgtttgtattggtccctccagcagtatattagactgtgggatcattgtgtttgtattgttccctccagcagtatattagactgtgagatcattgtgtttgtattggTCCCTCCAGAGTATATTAGACTGTGGgatcattgtgtttgtattgttccctccagcagtatattagactgtgagatcattgtgtttgtatccctccagcagtatattagactgtgggatcattgtgtttgtattgttcctccagcagtatattagactgtgagatcattgtgtttgtattggtccctccagcagtatattagactgtgagatcattgtgtttgtattgttccctccagcagtatattagactgtgagatcattgtgtttgtattgttccctccagcagtatattagactgtgagatcattgtgtttgtattgttcccTCCAGCAGTATATTAGACTGTGAGATCATAGTCCAGCAGTATATTTTGATCATTGTGTTTGGTCCCTCCAGCAGTATATTAGACTGTGagatcattgtgtttgtgtgtgaggtaTGTATCTAATTCTGTGTAAAACAGATGCAGGTATGGGACACGGCTGGACAGGAGCGTTTCCGGACCATCACCCAGAGTTACTACCGCAGCGCCCACGGCGCTATGATCGCCTATGACATCACACGCCACGGAACCTTTGACTCTGTGTCCAACTGGATCAGGGAGGTGGAGCTGTACGGCGCGGCCAATGTAGTGCTCTGTCTCATTGGTGAGTGGGAGCAAAAATATTTGCTGACGCTATGTGGCATGGGCCATTGTTTTGAATTTAAATGTTTCTTCTATCCTTTGTATTTCTATAATTGAGATGTAAAGATTTGAAACAAAAAAAATCTGGGCCTCTCTCAGAAAAGAGGTTCAAACCTTTAAAATTCTTTAACCCCTGACCCCTCAAATCAATGTGTTTTTGACAAATCAGTTCTAAAAACAAAACTTGAAACACCTATTTCTCTCCTTGCCAGGTAACAAGTCTGACCTGGAGTCTGAGCGTCAGGTGTTGTTCCAGGAGGCATGCTGTATGGCTGAGGAGAGAGGCATCCTGGCAGCGTTAGAGACCTCAGCTAAGGAGGCCCAGAATGTGGACGATGCCTTCATGATGATGGCCCGCGAGCTGCTGGCACGCTCGGCACTGCCGTCCGGCAACAGGCCCCTAGCAACAATGACTCGCCCATTGCGTCCTGCTCCGAGCCAACTCACGACCAATCAACGGGCCAGCGGTGATCACAGACAGGAAGTGTGTTGCTGacatagagaggaggaaggacaACAGAGGGAGTGTAAGAATGGATACCTGCGTGTGCCACTGTGTTACCTGGAAGAGGACAGAATaaggcagggatcatcaactagattcagccgcgggaccATTTTTTCTGGAGCGGATGTTCGAGGGGCCGGAACACAATTACAATTCATTTGTAAACcacaaattgaccgcaagaagcccaaacagatatagttTGAcgaaacataatcatttcaaaccttgttcACATTTGTTCACGTGTCTCTCCATTATGCCTGGGAATACATGGGAACAGATTTCTTccattaaaatcacttggagctgatttcctggtgtttcaACAATCTTTAATGTTCAACAATAAAAATTCCACAaagaaatataaatataaatcaaACCCACCCGCGGGCCGCCACCTGGGGAACCCTGGAATAGGGGAAGCTGAGACCGTTACAGGCAGAACACACACtccttttgtgtgtgtgactTTAGGTACTATTGACCTATGACCTATGTGGTTTAGCGCAGTTTCTCAACCCCTGACCCCCCACAAGGTATgcaatttaatttaaaaatgcTAAGTAGCATTTTATAGCTGATCTCTGGCTCTTTTCCATATTCTGCTGAGAGAACATGTAGCT
This genomic interval from Oncorhynchus keta strain PuntledgeMale-10-30-2019 unplaced genomic scaffold, Oket_V2 Un_contig_2200_pilon_pilon, whole genome shotgun sequence contains the following:
- the LOC127921316 gene encoding ras-related protein Rab-19-like; the encoded protein is MQQPTGGVEQQDESFDFLFKIILIGDSNVGKTCVVQSFKSGQFSERQQNTIGVDFTVRTVDIEGKKIKMQVWDTAGQERFRTITQSYYRSAHGAMIAYDITRHGTFDSVSNWIREVELYGAANVVLCLIGNKSDLESERQVLFQEACCMAEERGILAALETSAKEAQNVDDAFMMMARELLARSALPSGNRPLATMTRPLRPAPSQLTTNQRASGDHRQEVCC